Sequence from the Solea senegalensis isolate Sse05_10M linkage group LG1, IFAPA_SoseM_1, whole genome shotgun sequence genome:
CTCCGAAATCCcacgtttgttttcttttttaaaaacaaaccaaaaactgCTTTACTCTCTTTGAAGAAGCCAATCACTGTTGGCTTCTTCAAAGAGAGTAAAGCATTGTGGGAAATGTGGTTCATGGTGCAGAGCCTACATGAgatgtaacaaaaacattgcAATTTACAACTGGAAGAAtttaagacaaaagaaaaactgaagcgtgaaataaaaacatcttgaGCATCGTTAACTTTAGTTAACTTGAGTTAACTTTAACTTTAgtgagttttctgttttttcgtTTAtcgtgtttgtttctttggcaAATCTATAATAAAACATCTTTCACTGCTcgtcacaacaacatttaatcaCTAATCCATGGAATGTTCAGGgtaaatattcataaatatttattaagtCATAAGTTAATCCAAAGTGCAtcatttttgtttagtttttataattttgtcctgttttgttttataagaaacaaacacataattTGCAGATTAATTCATCAGAAAATCCAATGCTGGTTTGTTAACTGTGAAATTAGGATTATTTATCCTAGATTATTTGAGCTTTAAATCAGAATCATTGACTACATTAACTAGCAGCGTGttagctaatgctaatgctaaccaTCGGTTCGTTGAAGTGTCATTGACTGAAGTTCTTCCATAGACCACTGGGCGTCACTGTAGTGAAGTAAACAAGTAAAACCAGCGTTTTTTTGTCTGAACGCGATGATTCAGCGTTTTTagtggactaaaaaaaaaagagaagttcAAATCCATTAAAGTTAATTTTATTGacttaaaattaataaataaatagaaagtgAATTTACGGCAGTTTACTTTGACACagagtgacctttgacctccaccTGACATTCCCACAACTCGACTCATCGTCAGGTTCTCACCTGTAAACTGGACTCCACCCTGGACAgttagctccgccccctcccccacctctGCGGCTAATCTGAACACACTGTCTGTAGtgcaaaaaaaactcaacacaaaaatattaacaataacattattaataatatacttattataataatagcaaCATCAACATGGTAACCTTGGAAACGAAAAGAAGTTTGGTTCCAGCAGCCGGGCCAACTTGTTTCTTTCAAGTATCTctcaacagacacacacacacacacacacacacacacacacacacacttacttaatacaaaacaattcttcttttttcttcctgtaacatttttttaaatataaacaagtcaaataaaaaccGTGGTAACGATAAAAACGTGAAACAAGTTGCATAGTTTTGAgattttgtgtagttttttttttcaggcacACGTCTCTCTGCGCTCCGATTGGTCGAGCGGTGCTTGAACGTCTCCCCCACCCCCTCCGTCTATAACAAAAATATATtagatattctttttttttgtatttttctgaaAGTGCTGTGGAGACTCTGAGTCCAGAGAAGAGTTCTTGTTCCAGAGAGTAGCAGAACCACGGGTCCACCGGTCCTCTCCGGTCCGGTCCAGGTTGCGGTGTTTATGAGCAGCCGCACTCCTCCACGATCATGTTCTGAATGTCCTTCTTGATGATCTTCTGCTCCTCGTTGTAGTAGAGCATGGACATGGCTCGTAGTCGCGTGGGGACGCAGCACGAGCGCAGGTTCTGGAAAGGACTGTAGCCCCTCAGGCGGTAGTGGCTGATGACAGTGGAGTGGAAGGACAGCGTGGACCCAGTGATGCTTGTCACGTGGGAGGGACACTCACCCTCGCAGTAGTTGGCGTGGTAACCGGATGGTGCGATGATCCAGTCGTTCCAGCCGATGTCCTTGAAGTTAACGTAGAACTGTCGCTTGCAGCAGACACGAACTTTGCCGTCGCACTCCAGCCCTCGCTTAGTACGCCTCCGCGCGTCGCCGCCGTCCCCCTGCCGCACCACGACCATGAGGAATGGCCGGTGCGATTGCTCGCGCTGGATGACACGCTGTGATGCGTTGGCGGTGCTGGATACCAGGATGAGCGTGGCACCGGCATCTGCGCAGAGCGGACAGGACACTCTGAGGCTCAGCACGGAGCCGTTGGTGCTCTGCAGCAGCGCCTGCACGGCCGCTGATACCGGGAACGTGTGCCAGCCGCTGCGACGCGTGTCCACTGCCTTCTCCGCCAGGAGGACGTCGTCCTGCAGCGGAGACGAGCGTCCGCTGGGAAGCCAGCGCTGCTGGAACAGGCGGATGGTGACTTTGGCTCGGCTGCGGTTGGTTTTGGCCAAACGTAGAAACATCCAGACGTTAGCCTGCTCCACCAAAGACACGTCACTGCCATCTTTAGAGAGGACAAAGTCCACCACACCCTGAGACTCAcctgagggacacacacacagacaatgttAATGACCcaggtaaccatggcaacagcgcTCATGCCTGACAACATGGAGGACAGTTGAAACCACTTTGCTCTGTGGACACGTGTCTcatacacttgtgtgtgtgtgccacatctgagcctcacacacatgcactctgtctctgctgactcagcagcagtggttctggttctggtggtTGGAGGTTTTGCAGTCGGCCGGTGTTTACAGTAGTTAATGATTCCCACCAGGAGCTTcagtgtgaggacacacacacacacacacacacacacacacacacacacacacacacagagaggacacacacacacacacacacacacacacaggacacagtcTTCAGTGCTGAACATGAGGATCATGTTGTAGTGGCTAAACTTTAGCTGCTGTCTTCAGTGTTAGTCAAATAACCATCAAATGATTAGTTTAGACATTGGTTAACTAGTATAACTCATCATATAACCAGTTTAGACATCACTGGGGGGTGGAGTgtctcagtggttaagacctgtaccctgtgtgcgaaagacatcatggtcgcaatggtcgcaagttcggctccacccctggctgattgtactcaattccattgtaagtcgctttggataaaggcGTCTGCTAGATggcatgtaatgtaatgtaactagTATAGCTCATATATCTAGTTAGACGTTAACTAGTATAACTTATAATAGAACTAGTTTAGCTGTTAACTAGTATAACTAGTTTAGATGTCATTAACTAGCATAACTCACCATATAACCTGTTTAGATGTTTGTTAACTAGTATAACTCATAATATAACTAGTTCAGATGTCATTAACTAGCATAACTCACCATATAACCTGTTTAGATGTTTGTTAACTAGTATAACTCATAATATAACTAGTTCAGATGTTggttaataaataatcaaataaccAGTTAAAACGTCAGTTAACCAGTAtaaatgtgtctctctctttggaCTAGTGTTGAACATGCAgcaaatattattatatgtgattaatttattaattattttctcaaggcGACAGAGAGAAGCACCAACTCTGCcctgcatctcacacacacactcagacctGTATTTTACATTTCCTACAGCCCTGCAGGCCCTGAACTAATCACAGCTTGAGGACCAATTACTGTCCACCACAGTTACATAATGTCTCTGCATcaccttttcctctctctcgctctctctgatgTCTCTCGCCTGTGGGCGTCCGTACAGAGAATCAAAGTCACGATCTGTGAGTTTATGAATGTCCTCAGCGTTGATGCTCTTCACTGAACGGGCggcatgtgtgtgggtggttAGCAAGTCCATTAACGCCGTTTTAAGTGATAGTTGGGAGGCGATTGTCTCACTTCATCATCATGATCACTTTAGAGGTTTAAATCTATTTTGAGTTGGAGTgaaatgtgtcagtgtgacacTCGTCTGCTCGTCTTCTAAATTCTCTCCTCTTTGCTGCTGAAAATAACTCAGCACTTCCTGtctgattaaaacacacagctgcGTTGTTAAAGAACTGTAAAAGAACTTCACGAGCTCATTATCTGTGAGAAGAAGATGGACCTCGTCAGGAACTCACTGCTTTATAAATAAGTCAACTAAAATGACCTGAATATTCATGAGATTCATCCTCCTAACGTCTCCTTCGCAAATGTTTTTAGAATCAGTTCAGAAATCAGGACCGCCTTTAAAACGTCCCAGTTATAACCATCTACAAACTCATCAAATCATATAACCAGTTAAAACATCAGTTAACTAGTATAACTCATGTAACCAGTTAAGACATCGGTTAACTAGTATAACTCTTTATATAACTAGTTAAGACATTGTTAACTAgtataaataatcaaataaccAGTTAAGACACTGGTTAACTAGTATAACTCATCATGTAACCAGTTAAGACATTGATTAACTAGTATACCTCATCATGTAACCAGTTAAGACATCAGTTAACTAGTATAACTCATCATGTAACCAGATAAGATGTCAGTTAACTAGTTTAACTCAGGTAACAAGTAAAGACATCAGTTAACTAGTATAACCCATATAACCAGTTGGACATCAGTTAACTAGTATAACTCTTTATATAACCAGTTAAGACATCAGTTAACTAGTATAAATCATCATAAGCAGTTAAGACATCAGTTAACTGCTATAAATCATCATATAACCAGTTAAGACATCATGCCTGGCTCCTCCTGATCCTCTTATAATGAATAGCAACACGCCTCTGAAAGAAGAGTCcaccctgtctctgtctctgagttTACATTAGGAGGGGTCAGTGGGCGGAGTCAGTCCccacccctacacacacacacatactgcattGCTGCTTGTATTCATATTTACCTGCAGGTTTAAAACTCAGTGTGAGACAGAAAAGCCTGAGTTTCAGTTTCTGCTCCGACTTCATATAAacgtgtgtacatatatacatgtatatatatgtgtgtgtgtgtatatatagatatatagatatatatatatagatatatataatactATGTATTACAAATTTAAACCTATTTTTATGTTTGGTACAAACTTGTAAATCTTTTTAAACCACccactttcccacaccaaagtccatagagaaaatcattgattttaacatcacagcactcCTCTGATCctttgctgcctccatcactaagttcaaatgtcttatttgaatgaatttggcctttaaaatatttcatatagacttacctcagtgacacaaaatgaccacaaaggCAGCaaaggaccagcagctccaccagctaaaatcactggttctctctatgaactttggtgtggcacagtgagtggtttacaaaataacattgagataaagacatgaacgtgttcttaaagatgtcGTGGAGAAGCGCTGTTGTGTAAACATGATGTGGGTGTGGCCTCTGTTAGGCCTGTAAGGCTGCGTGGGACAGTAATGTGCTGCAGATTCTGACAGTTAACGCCCTGCTCAGCCTTATGGGCAGCACATGTGAGTCAGCTGTGTTagtaaacatacacacacactgagcagcgTGAGACAATGTGGAACGCCATCAAATGGACAGTAAACACAGGTGGAGAACAGGCATCAAAGTCTGACCACAGAAATGTCCTGAACGCCAAACTCACTCatcctcagagagagagggagacactgagagagaaggagggagagaaggagagggagaaagggtCTGAGCTTTGAAGTTGAAGTGGTTTTGAGTTTGTATTTTTGGGCGGATCAAAGAAAAGAGGACGATGTCATGTTCAGATGGTGGATTTGAAGGTGGGGTAGGCGAGAATATACAAGTCCTTATTAATCCATAAATCCATGATCAGGTGACTCCTGAGACCCAGAACAGGAGGGTGCCTCCTGCTGTCTGTTGTAAATGCTGTTTATACGTGTTTTGAGAGTGGTATGAAGTGATGTCGCTAAAGTCAATTAGCTTGAAGATTCTTCTGTCGTCCTGATGATGTAGCAGTAACagcagagggggcggggcacacatttgtaactttattttggtttgtgttaaATCGTGCATGAGTAATGATGCTAAGATAACCACTGTCCTGTGGCTAATGAAAAGTTTAGCACTCTCTcgggctaatgctaagctaacactATCCTGTGCCTAATGGAAAGTTTAGTACTCTCCTgcggctaatgctaagctaaccacTCTCTTGTGGCTAATGTAAAGTTTGGTACTCTcctggggctaatgctaagctaaccacTCTCCTGTGGCCAATGTAAAGTTTGATACTTTTCTGGGGTTTAATGCTAGGCTAACTGGTCTCGTGCCCAGCCCTCTCTTTGTTTGTCCGCTCTCTGGTGTCTTTGAGGATGTAGCTCAGTCACGCTCAgttgaaatatttaaacatgtctTGATTGTCCTGCGTCATGTccgtttgtctctgtgtgtaaacAAGCTTCTCCATGACtcgctctcttctctctttatcCTCTACATTTTCCATACCATGTGTTTATGCTCGGAACTGGGTCTTTTATTGTGGTGAGCAGGCGGCGTTTCCTTGGACAGACACTAAAGTGGGAGGAAGGGAAGTGAGACGGGAGGAGTTTGGTTCTGGTGGGTTTGATGGTTGGTGGTGGTGTCGCGTGCTGTGGCCGTCAGAATCAAATAAAAGTGACCTGTGAAACGTGGCGACAACGACGTGAAGGcgagctgcagctgcttttgTCCGTCATGTtgttctctgttttcttttaacgtcttctctctgctctgacGCTAATTTTCATGGCATGTTTTTCGTCTTCAAAGCCAGACTTTTCTCTCTCGGGACAATAAAGTTTTGAGCTAAATTGAAGCTGAAGTGCCAGCTCCTGCCTCTGTTCCCACGCCAGTTTATTTATAATGAGAGCATGTAAGCAGTTCaactgtcctgctgctgctgctgctgctgctgctgctgcattaaaACTACCAcctcattttaaatgttcactGTAAACACGGCCGCCGGCAGGAAAAAACACAGTTCAGCCCTTTAACAAAACACTGGGCTAATAAGATCTCTGTCAGTTTAAGTGTAtgatgtctacgtcacatgttcacgtctttatctcaacgttagacttttccaacaggaaactaaggtttataaatcactcactctcccacaccaaacctcatagagaaaatcagtgatttaagctggcggggacacaggagctgctggtcctccaCTGCCTCGTATGATCACTTTGTATCACTGAAGTCagtctgaacaaaggatttcaaatgccgagttttacaaaataagacattagaacttagtgacggaggcagcagtgaatcaacaactcctgtgtgtgtgtgtgtgtgtgtgtgtgtgtgtgtgtgtgtgtgtgtgtgtgatgttaaaatcactaatTTTCTCTGTGCCTACATTTgaattgacttcagtgacacaaaatgaccacacgaggcagcagtggaccagcagctcagcAACTTTAACTGATTGAATAAggaaatatataaaacatatttgcacctaaccctaacctgcaCGCTAGCTGCCGTTGCTAAGCAAAGGCACAAGGAAGCGTGCTCCCTAACAAtgtggttatttttaaaaaagagcgCAGAATCCTggagcttttctttttatttctgagtctgattattattgtgtgtgtgtgtggatggtcATAAAGGAACATGTCACTCAGTGTAACAGTGattcactgatgtgtttttaaaggtttttggaAACTGGAGGAAtcacatgtatctgtgtgtgtgtgtgcgcgcgcgtgcgtgcatgcatgcagTCTGTTGTTTACTATGTAGTGATTCATCTCCTCAGACACAGCATCTTTGGCTGCTGCTCACACGTCAAAGACCGTGTTGTGGAACGACAGAAAGAAACCCAACAGAGATCGGACACGACTCACGCGATAAACACGCTAACGCTGTGACACACTAACGTTGTGATACGCCCTCAGAGTTAGGGGCTTTAATTGTGGTTCCTTTTTCCGTCTCCGTCGTCTCTATCGGccgctgtgattggctgtttcCTCTCAGTTGTCGGAGGTCAGTGACCCGGACCCTCGAGCCCGGCGAAGCGTcgctggtttgaatcccagaCGCAGGCGGCAAAGGATCCAACAACGGTCTTATTCTGACCGTCCGCCGAGTTAGGGAGGGGCGAGCGAGCGAGGTTAGGAGCAGGAGAGTGAGGCAGATGAAAGCAGGAATGTTGCTAATGATGTGTTCAATTAAGTTCAATTAGCCTAAttgtcctccctgtgtgtgtgtgtgtgtgtgtgtgtgtgtggacagaacaGCAGACAGATTGTGTCCGTGCTGCTAAATGCAGGTTGACACTTTGTCTCCGCCAACAATCTGTCCGCCCGTTCTCGTCCAAACTGGTCCTCTCTGTTGCCCAAAATAATTACCATGGTCCCTGaatgcatcacttcctgtgaacaAAGGCCACGACTGGCAGCTTGCGGAGAATTCTCACGACAGTCGCGAACAAAACAACAAgggtttttaacatttttaacaacGGCTTCTTAAAAAAACACGCATGTAAGgagatgtgtatgtgtgtttataatgtgtaGAATAACAGAGTATGTGAGTCCACTCTCAGATCAGAGATAATTTGCCCTCTAGTGGTCAAAACAACATTatagttttaaatgtgttttctcagttttgTTTAGACATATTAGACCAGGTCCAGGTCCGAGACAAAGACCAGGTCCGAGACAGAGACCAGGACTGAGACAAAGCCTGATGTCGTATTCACACCAGTTTTTGTAATTCTAATCCTGGTCCATTTGCTCATAAAGTCCAGTTTGTGGATGTGCGAATGAACTGAACTCCTCCTAAAACAAAGGTCTGGGCTCACGTCTAGAGAACCACATGCAGAAAGTGGACTACAGCGCAGGGCATTGTGGTAAACACGCATGTGTAGAACAATAGCCGGGAGTAACAGCGTCTCTGTGTTGTAAGTTCACTTAAAACCAGAGGATTTAGATTCTGTGACATTGATGTCTTTAGCCAATCACAGATCACATGACATTAAATCATGTTTATATGGAGACTGTTCAGTCTTTCACTTCACACTgatcacctgtctgtctgtctctctctctccctctctctctgtctatctctcagtctgtctctctctctgtgtcgctctctctcacactcgctctctctctgctgctacCGTCTGCATTTGCTACTGTCAGAGATAcgatcctacacacacacacacacacagacagaggcacAAATGTGCTATGACTTTAAGTAGATAATGAGGTATTCTTTACAAACAGCAGGGGGCGATtacagaggagtgtgtgtgtgtgtgagcgggtTTGCTCTGAGTGAGTTAGCAGGTGGATATTGATGATTACTGATGAttttaacacacatacacacacatacaaacacacgttttcacatattctttttccacatctCAATGTCTGAGACGTGGATGATGATGctgcgcatacacacacacacacaatcactcactcacacacacacacccactcaccaGCCTCAGCAAAGGTGATAATCTCTGTTGTCTCCTGAGCGTCGCCATCGTCGTCTCCCGTCCGAGCTGCCGCCAGTGCAGCCGCCgcagctcctccccctcccgcCCGACCTCCTCGCCCACGaggctcctcctccccctcgaTCTGCACGCTGCCGTCCTCTGCCACTCGCCCCACGTGGAGCTTGCGCAGGGCATTGAGGAGCGCGGCGCGTGGCACGGGTCGGGTGATGTTGGGTCTCGCCCGCAGGTGCAGCATGTTGAGGATGTGTCTCTTCACTGCCTCCACCACGTCCTGCTGCGCCGCTGCCTCCTCCTCGCGCTCCTCCACCGCCGCCACACCTCCCTCATTCCTCCTCATCCTGGCCAGAGCGCAGGATGGACAGTGGGATGAGGACGCGTCGTCCGGCGGCAGCTGCTGGAGGTGAGGATGTGCGGTCAGAGATTTGGACAGGGTGTCTGGGGACGAGCTGCAGCCGTGCAGCAGAACCACAACCAGGACCAGCACCGGGACATGGACCGGGACGGTCCAGCTGAGCAGAGGAGACATGACCATGCTGATCTGAGCTGCTGATGAAGAcgaagagagggaaaaaaaaagtcctggaCAGAAGAAGTGGAAGtgtcctttttgttttaaagtctccgtcctcctctctctcgctctctctctctgtgtctttgtctctcgcTCTGTGAAGTTTAGAAGTTCAGCTCTCAGTCCACCTGCGAaacggagggaaaaaaatctgcaagagaagacgaggaggacgaagagAAAATGAGTAATCCTTATCGTTTATGTCAGGGACAGATGGCTGAGGACTGTGGAGGCGTCGCCACAAAAccagcaaagaaaaaacaagaagaaaagtcTGAATGTGATGAATGAACGGAGgaaaaactctgtgtgtgtttgactaaGTTATCCCAGACGCAGGgagttcctctctctctctctctctctctctctctctctttcctttacCTCTctcgtgctctctctctctgtggtgaaTGCTCCCTCGCTCACCAGTTGAATGGTTTTAGCCGAGTGGGCTGGactctcttttctttccctccctctctctctctctctctttcttgccCTGGCAGCCTCCTACCATAATTAtacctccctccatctctccctctttctctctctagcctcctcccatctctctctcagtaAAGCTGGGATCCCCTCGGTGAACGGGGGATGACTTTGTCTTGTCTCTGActctgccgtgtgtgtgtttagtctgCTGTCATCATAACATCATAACTTTGTGACCACACAGTTTAGCCTCGTCACGTTGGCGGGCGGCGgcgatgatgatggtgaagcaggaggaggcgTTGCATGTTTCACATGTTTCCAGGAAACTGTGAAGAGTTTAAAGAGTGGTCAGGCTGCAAATATTAGTCTCTCCATGAATCAATGAAATGTTTATCAGAACCCTTTCTGTCGTTCTTTAGTAGTTAAAATGAATCAGCTTCTTCAACGTGagtatttcctgttttctttgctccatgaaaacaaagaaatcattcaaactcaatcagtttgtgtttgtggacaaaaatcaAGACGTTTGAGAAGGTCATAATTTCCAGGTGCGATAGTTCTCGCTCATCCTGGTCCTGAAAAGATGCAAGCTCAGACACATACATTTCAAACAGAACATCCAGAACTTTATTAAAATGAGCTCTATAAGGTTCTGCTGTTTTATCATGGTCAGGAGTCTGGAGATGTTTGGGTTTTTATTGGTTCAGTGTCACTGGCTGCTGTTTCTCAAGTTTTGGGCTGGTGTTCACTGGttttgtctgtgaaggttctcactcattgtgctgttttgtttctggaGTCATGAAACCTCCAGCAACTCCAGTTGCTCATGTCCACACTCTTGAAGATTTACGATGAAAGGTTCTGGTTCAGGACTGAAGACAAGTGGAGTTTGGATGCGACATCTGCATCACGATGCTGACACAGTTAAGCTAACGTGCCAGCTTCATCTGCGACTCAGAGAACGTTTATGTAACCGCGGAACTTCATCTGGAGAAAACCACTCTGGATCACACAAACAACGTACTGCAACTTTAATTCACCTCCGCTCCACAAAGTTCTGATGGTTTGTCATGGTCAGGCGTCTGTAGGTGGTTCCAGGGTTTCATCGGTTCTGTGTCACtcgttcctgtgtgtgtgtgtgtgtgtgtgtgtgtgtgtgtgtgtgtgtgtccgctgCTGATATGAGCAGAGTCACGTCTGagtgaggaggaagcagagaagACGCAGAGTTACGCATGGATCAGACGTCTGGGattctccctctgctctgatgacatcatcagtgtgtgtgtgtgtgagctcagtGTTGCCTTATAAAGGCGTTGCTGCGTGTTTGTGGAAATGAGCGAGTCTGCACCGGTCGCTTCTTTAAATAACTCCAACCTGTGAGTCATGAACGGGTCCAAACAACCACACCAGCAACAGGAGCACTGGTCCaaaaccagaccagaccagcAACAGGAGCACGGGTCCATGGATCAGAATCATGACCAGAACACAGCTGTTTAGCCTGATTCATCTATATTTATCACAACTAATGTGTGTAAAGAGTTTTCACAAATGTCAGGTTCAAGTTCTCACACCTGTGGTTCCTCACACCAGAACCTCCAAACCGCCAACCACCACAACACCAGAACTTTAGATCACCAGAACACCACAACCTTAGAAAACCAGATCATCAGAACTTCTTCCACAGGAGATGTGTGgaacacgaacacacacacacacacacacacacacgcacacacagcttgtgtgtgtgtgtgtgtcctgttgtTTACCCACGCACACTCAGCtcaggtgtttgttttcctgctgatGTTTGAAGACCAGGTCACAGAATGCTTGAACTGCTCCATCTAGTGGACGAGAGTGGAAGCACCTGTGTGACCTCAGGATACCTTCTCTTCTCCTTCACtgacccctcctcctccccgtccTCCTCATCTGTGTGGAGGTGCACACCAATTTACTTCTCTACTGAAACAGgtcacacacatgtacagactgaatgtgtgtgtgttacacctcagcctctgattggctgctgctcATAATATTTCTATATGTCAATCTGTGTTTACATTGAGTCTACATCCACTTGATATATTTATGTCTAtgtgttatatacagtacatatgtacatatctatgtatacacata
This genomic interval carries:
- the inhbaa gene encoding inhibin subunit beta Aa, producing MVMSPLLSWTVPVHVPVLVLVVVLLHGCSSSPDTLSKSLTAHPHLQQLPPDDASSSHCPSCALARMRRNEGGVAAVEEREEEAAAQQDVVEAVKRHILNMLHLRARPNITRPVPRAALLNALRKLHVGRVAEDGSVQIEGEEEPRGRGGRAGGGGAAAAALAAARTGDDDGDAQETTEIITFAEAGESQGVVDFVLSKDGSDVSLVEQANVWMFLRLAKTNRSRAKVTIRLFQQRWLPSGRSSPLQDDVLLAEKAVDTRRSGWHTFPVSAAVQALLQSTNGSVLSLRVSCPLCADAGATLILVSSTANASQRVIQREQSHRPFLMVVVRQGDGGDARRRTKRGLECDGKVRVCCKRQFYVNFKDIGWNDWIIAPSGYHANYCEGECPSHVTSITGSTLSFHSTVISHYRLRGYSPFQNLRSCCVPTRLRAMSMLYYNEEQKIIKKDIQNMIVEECGCS